A part of Gracilimonas sp. genomic DNA contains:
- a CDS encoding endonuclease, which translates to MAYPKSIIQKAVSLIFVFSVFFSTTAFSQSCPAQGTQIFPELSGQELLDALVQEYGTTDNISYDNARDILYSQIDNKNDTLLTGIYTGYTIVLDPNADPSTDAFNKGINAEHSWPQSKGASTEPARSDMHHLFPAYSRANSARGNHPFYEIPDQETETWWRLDQDVSNPDGNVIDEYSEYRNSHPNASYSASWEPREVSKGDVARAAFYFYTMYKTQADNADPIFFEIQKDFLRNWNSVDAVSTTEYNRTCAIAEIQGNEVNPFVIDPTLIERAYFEGDISQTNVEFSATVLSFDEGQSSVEIEVSITNPNADTATTVDVVYSGGTATSGEDFQAFTSQTLTFPAGSLDRQSVTLTLTDDEIEEGNETIILGLEDVSGPQNAVVGPANSAEITIRDNDGETPSAAWINEMHYDNDGGDQGEFVEIAVNAEFADLTDVTLSLYNGNGGSVYATYSGNDFTAGDAENGISFFYVDLPVNGLQNGSPDGMSLDIGGELIQFLSYEGTFTAADGPAQDVESTDIGIEQPGNSSAGSSLSLAGTGSGYADFSWEFTETNTKGSLNTNQTIEGTGSGNETTFVDFTAAEQLVLESDGTVQVSLSITNPDSETATSVQVSQAGGTATENDFESFTTQNLTFPAGSSANQSFSITITDDDEYEKNETILLAIESISGPSNAEIGIIDTLSVTIRNDDEPQFELMDFWINEFHYQNAGADSNEFVEIVANLGSVTKTQNEDDILITLYNGNNGEQYSSFSGDDILAEEINYAGFQIYYVETEGLQNGDPDGISLSIQGEVVQFISYGGTFVAADGPAKDYESIDVGVIETESTTNGSISLTGTGQFYNEFSWAITDSSTKGSENKGQELQITTSNEDENPTIADDFKLHQNYPNPFNPTTNITYELKGAVNVTLTVYNVLGQKVETLVDGMKSAGSHMATFDASGLSSGVYFYQLRAGERTFTQKMLLSK; encoded by the coding sequence ATGGCATACCCAAAATCCATCATTCAAAAAGCAGTATCTCTAATTTTTGTGTTCTCGGTGTTTTTCTCCACTACAGCATTCTCTCAAAGCTGTCCCGCTCAAGGCACTCAAATTTTTCCTGAACTTTCAGGTCAGGAACTATTGGACGCACTGGTTCAGGAATATGGAACCACCGACAACATCAGCTACGATAATGCACGGGATATCCTTTATTCCCAGATTGATAATAAAAATGATACACTACTAACCGGTATTTACACAGGATATACTATTGTTTTAGACCCCAATGCCGATCCCAGTACGGATGCATTTAACAAAGGAATTAACGCCGAACACAGTTGGCCGCAAAGTAAGGGAGCTTCAACAGAGCCTGCTCGTTCCGATATGCATCACCTCTTTCCAGCTTACTCGCGAGCTAACAGCGCCAGAGGAAATCATCCGTTTTATGAAATTCCAGACCAGGAAACTGAAACCTGGTGGCGACTTGATCAGGATGTTTCCAATCCCGATGGTAATGTAATTGATGAATACAGCGAGTACAGAAATTCACATCCCAATGCTTCCTATTCGGCCAGCTGGGAACCGCGAGAAGTTTCCAAAGGTGATGTCGCACGAGCCGCTTTCTATTTCTACACCATGTACAAAACTCAGGCTGACAATGCAGACCCTATTTTCTTTGAAATCCAGAAAGACTTTCTTCGCAACTGGAACTCTGTAGATGCTGTTTCAACAACTGAATACAATAGAACCTGTGCCATCGCAGAAATTCAAGGCAATGAAGTCAATCCATTTGTGATTGACCCTACACTTATTGAACGCGCTTATTTTGAAGGCGATATTAGTCAGACCAATGTTGAATTTTCAGCAACGGTACTTTCTTTTGACGAAGGTCAGTCTTCGGTTGAAATTGAAGTTTCCATCACCAATCCAAATGCAGATACGGCTACCACTGTTGACGTAGTTTATTCCGGCGGAACGGCTACTTCAGGGGAAGATTTCCAGGCATTCACCAGCCAAACACTTACCTTCCCGGCCGGCTCTCTGGATCGGCAGTCCGTCACCCTCACCTTAACCGACGATGAGATTGAGGAAGGTAATGAAACCATTATTCTGGGATTGGAAGACGTTTCCGGGCCTCAGAACGCGGTTGTAGGTCCTGCTAATTCTGCTGAAATCACGATTCGGGATAACGACGGAGAAACACCGTCTGCTGCATGGATTAACGAAATGCATTACGATAATGATGGCGGTGATCAGGGAGAATTTGTGGAAATCGCGGTAAATGCAGAATTCGCAGATCTGACCGATGTCACGCTTAGTCTTTACAATGGAAATGGGGGTTCTGTTTACGCCACGTACTCAGGCAATGATTTTACGGCCGGAGATGCTGAAAACGGTATTTCATTCTTTTATGTAGATCTTCCGGTTAATGGATTACAAAATGGGAGCCCGGATGGCATGAGCCTGGATATCGGAGGCGAACTCATTCAATTCCTTTCTTATGAAGGCACTTTTACCGCTGCCGATGGCCCCGCTCAGGATGTGGAAAGTACGGACATCGGAATTGAACAGCCCGGAAACAGCTCTGCTGGAAGCTCGCTTTCTCTGGCCGGCACCGGTTCCGGTTATGCTGATTTCAGCTGGGAATTTACTGAAACGAACACTAAAGGATCGCTAAACACCAATCAAACAATCGAAGGTACAGGCTCAGGTAATGAAACAACCTTCGTTGATTTCACTGCGGCCGAGCAACTTGTTCTTGAAAGTGATGGCACGGTACAAGTCTCTTTAAGCATTACCAATCCTGATTCCGAAACCGCTACATCCGTTCAGGTTTCGCAAGCAGGCGGAACGGCTACCGAAAATGACTTCGAGAGTTTTACCACTCAAAACCTGACATTCCCGGCTGGTTCATCAGCTAATCAATCGTTCTCTATCACCATTACCGATGATGATGAATATGAGAAAAACGAAACCATTTTACTGGCAATTGAAAGTATCAGCGGCCCTTCCAATGCGGAAATTGGAATCATCGACACGCTTTCCGTTACCATTCGAAATGATGATGAGCCTCAATTTGAATTAATGGACTTTTGGATCAATGAATTTCATTATCAGAATGCAGGTGCTGATAGCAACGAATTTGTAGAAATTGTAGCAAACTTGGGTTCAGTAACTAAAACTCAAAACGAAGATGATATACTAATTACTTTATACAATGGAAATAACGGTGAGCAATATTCATCCTTCTCCGGTGATGACATTTTAGCTGAAGAAATTAACTATGCTGGTTTTCAGATCTATTATGTAGAAACCGAAGGACTACAAAATGGAGATCCTGATGGTATCAGCCTGTCTATACAAGGGGAGGTTGTTCAATTTATTTCCTATGGCGGAACTTTTGTTGCCGCAGATGGGCCTGCCAAAGATTATGAAAGTATCGATGTTGGGGTGATAGAAACGGAATCTACTACAAACGGATCAATTTCATTAACGGGAACAGGACAGTTTTATAATGAGTTTTCATGGGCAATAACTGATTCTTCAACAAAGGGTTCAGAGAATAAAGGACAAGAATTGCAGATTACAACCTCCAACGAAGACGAAAACCCAACTATCGCCGACGACTTCAAACTCCATCAAAACTACCCGAACCCGTTTAACCCAACTACCAATATCACCTATGAGCTGAAGGGTGCGGTGAATGTGACCCTGACCGTTTACAACGTGCTGGGACAAAAAGTTGAAACTCTGGTAGACGGGATGAAAAGCGCCGGTTCACATATGGCTACTTTCGATGCCTCCGGCCTTTCAAGTGGCGTTTATTTCTATCAACTAAGAGCAGGTGAGCGCACCTTCACACAGAAGATGTTGCTGTCGAAGTAG
- a CDS encoding TIGR03545 family protein — protein sequence MRIGGIITVLVLVGIGFAAVFFITDDWVEEQIEYQGSILNEAKVELDGFDFSLLDLHIKWNRLQVANSNNTMQNTFETGETEFSMEFWPLILRSKVIVDNVKMTGFQMDTERETDGYFEIPEDVKNEEPGFLYSVVSQVTSEAKKNAEVKFTDVRDDLNVDSLMAKVNIQSVDKIDSLRQGIQRTYTKWDSTFKNTKVNEEVAKVRTTVESIKPKEIKNPKQVVEAIENVQKLRKQVDSLKTRAENLKKEFEQDYGTTRNDLGQVDNWIREDYQRALSVAKLPDLDVQNIGKALFGQNLLGDYAAYLEYVAIAREYGSRLVGEEDSVQDIPRYEGLDYHFSDKYDYPGFWFKNIELSGKTKSDINISGTVTDISSSQKKTGKPVKFNVQGQDENEVALTVNGEFNYLEKDPKESFRVNYAGFTLSKARLSGSDLLPYELKTGKGELNVEMNIIDKRIDSRIDYIARNISFDFAAAGKPKNRVESLIRNAIGSTNQIDVAALVDNINGPLRVRVRSNVDDLFMNALKQTVSQEVENAKRKIRAEVQKQVAGKKEQLERFKTQKEAELRKRYEELQAKVDEQLKVVEEKKKELEERKKELEDSVKDKIKDKIGIDF from the coding sequence ATGAGAATAGGTGGAATAATTACGGTTTTAGTATTGGTTGGAATCGGCTTTGCCGCTGTATTTTTTATTACTGATGACTGGGTGGAAGAGCAAATTGAATATCAGGGGAGCATTCTAAACGAAGCTAAAGTAGAGCTTGATGGTTTTGACTTCAGCTTGCTGGATCTGCACATTAAGTGGAACCGGTTGCAGGTGGCTAATTCCAACAATACGATGCAGAATACTTTTGAGACTGGTGAAACTGAATTCAGTATGGAATTCTGGCCTTTAATCCTTCGCAGTAAAGTGATCGTTGATAATGTAAAGATGACGGGCTTTCAAATGGATACCGAACGGGAAACGGATGGCTATTTTGAAATACCGGAAGATGTAAAGAATGAAGAACCCGGCTTTTTGTATAGTGTGGTTAGTCAGGTGACAAGCGAAGCCAAAAAGAATGCCGAGGTTAAATTCACAGATGTAAGAGACGACCTGAATGTAGACAGCCTGATGGCTAAGGTTAATATTCAATCAGTTGATAAAATTGATTCACTACGGCAGGGAATTCAGAGGACATACACAAAGTGGGACAGCACCTTCAAGAATACCAAGGTGAATGAAGAAGTTGCCAAAGTTCGCACTACCGTTGAATCCATCAAGCCTAAGGAAATAAAAAATCCAAAGCAGGTAGTGGAAGCCATTGAAAATGTGCAGAAGCTTCGGAAGCAGGTAGACTCGCTCAAAACACGTGCTGAAAACCTGAAGAAAGAATTTGAGCAGGATTACGGAACCACCCGCAATGACCTGGGTCAAGTAGACAACTGGATCAGGGAAGACTACCAGCGGGCACTTAGTGTAGCCAAACTACCGGATTTGGACGTTCAGAATATTGGGAAAGCCTTGTTCGGGCAAAACCTGTTAGGGGATTATGCAGCCTATCTTGAATACGTGGCTATTGCCAGAGAGTATGGCAGTCGTTTGGTGGGTGAAGAGGATTCGGTTCAGGATATTCCAAGGTATGAAGGCCTCGATTACCATTTTTCAGATAAATATGATTATCCGGGATTTTGGTTTAAGAATATCGAGCTTTCCGGAAAAACGAAATCGGATATCAATATCTCCGGAACAGTAACCGACATCAGCAGCAGCCAGAAAAAGACCGGCAAGCCTGTGAAGTTTAATGTGCAGGGTCAGGATGAAAATGAAGTCGCACTGACGGTAAACGGGGAGTTTAATTACCTGGAAAAAGATCCAAAAGAAAGCTTCAGGGTGAATTATGCCGGTTTTACGCTTTCAAAGGCCAGGCTGTCCGGGTCTGATTTACTCCCCTATGAACTGAAAACCGGAAAGGGTGAGCTGAATGTGGAGATGAATATCATTGATAAGAGAATTGACAGTCGCATTGATTATATAGCCAGAAATATCAGCTTTGATTTTGCCGCTGCAGGCAAGCCGAAGAACCGGGTAGAATCCCTGATCCGAAATGCGATTGGCAGTACAAATCAAATTGATGTAGCTGCTTTGGTTGATAATATTAATGGCCCATTGCGGGTTCGGGTACGATCCAACGTAGATGACTTATTCATGAACGCGCTGAAGCAAACCGTAAGCCAAGAAGTGGAAAATGCGAAGCGTAAAATCAGAGCAGAAGTACAGAAACAAGTAGCCGGTAAAAAAGAGCAATTGGAGAGATTCAAGACTCAGAAAGAAGCTGAACTCCGTAAACGCTATGAAGAGCTTCAGGCTAAAGTGGACGAACAACTAAAAGTAGTTGAAGAGAAAAAGAAAGAACTCGAAGAGCGTAAGAAAGAGCTTGAAGACTCAGTGAAAGATAAAATCAAAGACAAGATTGGCATCGATTTTTAA
- a CDS encoding TIGR03546 family protein, producing the protein MFLLMRYIAKLLKALASEASPSQIAGGIILGMIIGLTPVSSLHNLFIVILILMLKVNIGMALLSFTIFSGIAYLADPLFHSFGIWLLELESMQQTWTNMYNNEWIALTEFYNTVVIGSLVTAILLCIPVFPLATYGVVQYREHIHAKIQKWKVVQAFKGTKFYSIYQTVSRVRG; encoded by the coding sequence ATGTTCTTGTTAATGCGATACATCGCCAAGCTGTTAAAGGCGTTGGCATCGGAGGCATCTCCGAGCCAAATAGCGGGTGGAATTATTCTTGGAATGATTATAGGGTTGACCCCGGTCTCTTCACTGCATAATCTGTTTATAGTGATTCTGATTTTGATGTTAAAAGTGAATATCGGCATGGCTCTTCTCTCGTTCACCATTTTTAGCGGAATAGCATATCTGGCGGACCCTCTATTTCATAGTTTCGGAATTTGGCTGCTCGAACTGGAAAGTATGCAGCAAACCTGGACGAATATGTACAATAATGAGTGGATCGCATTAACAGAATTCTATAACACCGTTGTAATCGGGAGTCTTGTCACTGCAATTCTGCTTTGTATTCCGGTTTTTCCATTGGCCACATATGGAGTTGTTCAGTACCGGGAGCATATTCACGCCAAAATTCAGAAGTGGAAGGTTGTACAGGCTTTTAAGGGCACGAAGTTCTACAGTATTTATCAAACAGTAAGCAGGGTGAGGGGATAA
- a CDS encoding choice-of-anchor B family protein: protein MSNQVSIPILVAVLGLFFSGCDLSSSKDKNDAPFPCKNGTALDYACDNVDLFAHLSVFELSGDSSGVYLNDIWGWSDPQTDKEYALVGLTNGMSFVDISDPENPVVVGRLPESNLNAKYKALPLDQYPACNLGLGTTARSKSIAQGSSWRDVKVYDNHAFVVSDAQPHGMQVLDLTKLRSYDGEVLDLQQDALYDQFGPAHNIVINEETGFAYAAGVTQAEICGSRNGSGLHIIDIRDPKNPTYAGCYIDPETDAPSSPNIAPGYIHDSQCVIYDGPDTEHRGKEVCFSSAEGNVVIADVTDKQNTQTIGFNGVSDMYYSHQGWLTEDHSYFLMNDENDENNLGRETKTYIWDVRDLQNPVFIGHYTHDTFSIDHNLYVKGKYVYETNYNSGLQILDISEIENAHLERVAYFDTQPQTDLSSFKGTWSNYPFFESGMVVLSDIETGLFIVRPNLD from the coding sequence ATGTCTAATCAAGTATCTATACCTATTTTAGTTGCCGTTTTGGGTTTATTTTTTTCTGGCTGTGATCTTTCCAGCTCCAAAGATAAAAATGATGCTCCCTTTCCATGCAAAAATGGAACTGCGCTAGATTATGCGTGTGACAACGTTGATTTGTTTGCACATCTTTCGGTATTCGAATTGAGTGGAGATTCTTCCGGTGTTTATCTAAATGATATTTGGGGCTGGAGCGATCCTCAAACCGATAAAGAATATGCATTAGTCGGGCTGACAAACGGAATGTCTTTTGTCGATATTTCCGATCCTGAGAATCCTGTTGTAGTAGGCCGGCTTCCAGAGTCAAATCTGAATGCAAAATATAAGGCTCTTCCTCTCGACCAATACCCTGCTTGTAATTTGGGTCTTGGCACTACAGCACGATCCAAGTCCATAGCTCAAGGCTCTTCGTGGCGGGATGTGAAAGTGTACGACAATCACGCATTTGTGGTAAGTGATGCCCAGCCTCATGGAATGCAGGTGTTGGATTTGACTAAATTAAGAAGTTATGATGGAGAGGTGTTAGATCTCCAACAGGATGCTTTATATGACCAATTTGGTCCTGCACATAACATTGTAATTAACGAAGAGACCGGGTTTGCCTATGCAGCAGGGGTAACGCAGGCAGAAATATGTGGAAGCCGAAATGGCTCAGGTCTTCATATTATTGATATCAGAGATCCAAAAAACCCAACTTATGCAGGTTGCTATATCGACCCGGAAACTGACGCCCCATCTTCTCCCAATATCGCACCCGGTTATATCCATGACTCCCAATGTGTCATATATGATGGTCCAGACACTGAACACCGCGGTAAAGAAGTTTGCTTTAGTTCTGCTGAAGGCAATGTAGTTATTGCGGATGTCACCGATAAGCAGAATACTCAAACTATCGGTTTTAATGGGGTTTCAGATATGTACTACTCTCATCAGGGATGGTTAACGGAAGATCATTCATATTTTTTGATGAATGATGAAAATGATGAAAACAACCTTGGAAGAGAAACTAAAACATATATTTGGGATGTTCGCGACCTGCAGAATCCGGTTTTTATTGGTCATTATACTCACGATACTTTTTCTATCGATCATAACTTATATGTGAAAGGTAAATACGTATACGAAACCAATTATAACTCTGGCCTTCAAATTCTTGATATTTCTGAGATTGAAAATGCCCATCTCGAACGCGTCGCTTATTTTGACACCCAGCCACAAACCGACCTTTCCTCCTTTAAAGGCACCTGGAGCAATTACCCGTTTTTTGAAAGCGGAATGGTTGTATTGAGTGATATAGAAACAGGCTTATTTATCGTTCGTCCAAATCTGGACTGA
- a CDS encoding pyridoxal phosphate-dependent aminotransferase family protein gives MDLFDKLEGRPSPLGPFTSEGYGYYTFPKLEGPLGPEMQFNGKDMVVWSINDYLGIGSNEEIKKVDTAATEKYSLSAPMGARLMTGNSTEHEKLEEELAAFVHKESAQLLNYGYQGIMSTIHSLVDRNDFLIYDELSHACIVDGKQLAMADKSVFKHNDIESFKKQLYRADKKRKDNSSILVVTEGVFGMTGDLGILKEIIELKKEVPFRLLVDDAHGIGTMGKDGSGTGTHLGVQDGIDIYFGTFAKSFALIGAFIASEPRVIEFLKANSRSQVFAKSLPLPMAVTARKRLQMIKDHPEWREQLWNNTLKLREGLRDLGYTVLPSESPVTPVLTKGSTDLCQDIMRKLREEHGVFVSGVAYPVVPKGTVLIRLIPTAAHNDVHIEKTLKAFDAIKEFVFEAAEKLSA, from the coding sequence ATGGATTTATTTGATAAGCTAGAGGGCCGACCAAGTCCACTTGGCCCATTCACCTCGGAAGGATACGGGTACTATACTTTCCCAAAATTAGAAGGACCTTTAGGGCCGGAAATGCAGTTCAACGGCAAAGATATGGTCGTGTGGAGTATTAACGACTATCTGGGCATTGGCAGTAATGAAGAAATTAAAAAAGTAGACACTGCTGCTACAGAAAAGTATAGCTTAAGTGCCCCAATGGGAGCACGACTCATGACGGGTAATTCAACCGAGCATGAAAAACTGGAAGAAGAACTGGCAGCTTTTGTTCACAAAGAATCAGCTCAGCTTCTGAATTATGGCTACCAGGGAATCATGAGCACGATTCATTCCCTGGTTGATCGCAATGATTTTCTCATTTATGATGAGTTGAGTCATGCTTGTATTGTAGATGGAAAGCAGCTGGCGATGGCTGACAAATCCGTATTCAAACACAACGATATTGAAAGCTTCAAAAAGCAACTTTATCGTGCGGATAAGAAAAGAAAAGATAATTCCTCTATTCTTGTAGTAACTGAAGGTGTTTTCGGTATGACCGGAGACCTCGGTATCCTTAAAGAAATTATCGAGCTTAAGAAAGAAGTGCCTTTCCGCCTGCTTGTTGATGATGCCCACGGCATCGGAACAATGGGTAAAGATGGTTCTGGTACAGGAACTCACCTGGGCGTTCAGGATGGTATTGATATTTACTTCGGTACTTTTGCAAAATCATTTGCTTTAATCGGAGCTTTTATAGCTTCTGAACCACGGGTTATTGAATTCCTGAAAGCAAACTCTCGCAGTCAGGTATTTGCAAAATCACTTCCTCTGCCAATGGCAGTTACCGCTCGTAAGCGCCTGCAGATGATTAAAGATCATCCGGAGTGGAGAGAGCAACTTTGGAATAATACACTGAAGCTCCGCGAAGGGCTTCGTGACCTGGGTTATACCGTATTGCCATCTGAAAGTCCGGTTACCCCGGTTCTGACTAAAGGTAGTACCGATCTCTGCCAGGATATTATGCGCAAGCTTCGTGAAGAGCATGGCGTATTTGTAAGTGGTGTGGCGTATCCGGTAGTTCCAAAAGGAACGGTACTGATTCGCCTCATTCCTACCGCTGCTCATAACGATGTGCACATCGAGAAAACACTCAAGGCTTTTGATGCCATTAAAGAGTTTGTTTTTGAAGCTGCTGAGAAACTCAGCGCTTAA
- a CDS encoding biotin--[acetyl-CoA-carboxylase] ligase — protein sequence MFDTELFEKHLATSWLGRSFYFFEELPSTNSYAKQLNGESVYHGALVLTDHQTGGRGQYDRKWKAEPGKNLTFSLVFEPQKAERFTLLTLACALAVSEIVNSCAEVETKLKWPNDILCDNKKLCGILTETQFYGNRLDRVVVGIGLNVNQTKFDGELSAKATSLCNECGEAFSREKVMADILQKIEYRYRLWNQFNTDLVKQINRALIGFGQWTHLEVNNEKLEEEYKFLGVNEAGSLIALNKDFDIRTFSHEQVRVNI from the coding sequence TTGTTCGATACAGAACTATTTGAAAAGCATTTAGCTACGTCCTGGCTGGGGCGTAGCTTTTATTTTTTTGAGGAATTGCCCTCAACCAATTCTTACGCCAAGCAATTAAATGGTGAATCCGTATACCACGGAGCGTTGGTTTTGACCGATCATCAAACCGGGGGAAGAGGTCAGTATGATCGAAAGTGGAAAGCAGAACCCGGGAAAAACCTAACCTTTAGTCTCGTTTTTGAACCTCAAAAAGCCGAGCGTTTTACCCTTCTTACTTTAGCCTGTGCTCTTGCCGTTTCAGAAATTGTTAATTCCTGCGCTGAGGTTGAAACCAAACTGAAATGGCCCAACGATATTCTCTGTGACAATAAAAAACTGTGTGGTATTTTAACGGAAACGCAGTTCTATGGAAACAGGCTAGACCGGGTGGTTGTAGGTATTGGGCTAAATGTAAATCAAACAAAATTTGACGGGGAGTTGTCAGCCAAAGCCACTTCTTTGTGTAATGAATGTGGAGAGGCGTTTTCCAGAGAGAAAGTGATGGCTGATATACTTCAAAAGATTGAATATCGGTATCGGTTATGGAATCAGTTCAACACGGATTTAGTAAAACAAATAAACCGGGCGCTAATAGGCTTTGGGCAATGGACGCATCTGGAAGTGAATAACGAAAAGCTGGAAGAAGAATATAAGTTTCTCGGGGTGAATGAAGCCGGGTCTCTGATTGCACTCAATAAAGATTTTGATATCCGAACCTTTTCTCACGAGCAAGTGCGGGTTAATATTTAA
- a CDS encoding isoamylase early set domain-containing protein, protein MISKEFTPKRTVCKVTLTLPAEWAEKEVAVAGDFNDWDTASEKLERKKDTWTTTLRLKPEHEYKFKYYIDGDHWVNDDAADKYVPNEFGTEDSVVSIGK, encoded by the coding sequence ATGATTTCCAAAGAATTCACTCCAAAAAGAACCGTTTGTAAAGTAACCCTGACACTGCCTGCTGAATGGGCAGAAAAAGAAGTGGCTGTTGCCGGCGACTTTAACGACTGGGACACCGCTTCTGAGAAGCTCGAAAGGAAAAAAGATACCTGGACAACCACCCTGCGCTTGAAACCTGAGCACGAGTATAAGTTCAAGTATTACATCGATGGCGATCATTGGGTAAACGACGACGCTGCCGATAAATATGTCCCCAATGAATTTGGCACCGAAGATTCTGTAGTTTCGATTGGTAAGTGA